GCGCCCATCAGCAGGGCACGCAGCAACGGGTAGTCGGTGTCCACGTCCGTCGAGCCGTACCGGACGACGGTGTCGCTCAGCAGCTCCGCGAGGCGCTGCTGCTCCGCGCACCGGACGAACCCCTCCGCCTGGAGGATGCCCGCCATGTGCGTGCGCATCAGCCGGGGCCGGTCCACGGCCAGCCCGAGGATCGCGTCGATGGCCCGCGCCAGGCGTTCACGGCCGTCGTCGGTACGGGGCGGCCGCTCCAGGGCCGCCTCCAGGGTCAGGTGCATCAGCCGGTGGACCGCGGACTGCAGCAGCTGGCGTTTGCCCGGGAAGTAGTACGAGATCAGGCCCCGGGCGGCACCGGCCCGGTCGGCGATGTCGCCGAGGGTGGTGGCTTCGTAGCCACGCTCGCCGACGAGCTCCACCGTCGCCTGGAGCAGCCGTTCCCGGGAACGTCTGCGCAATTCTTCATTGACCGATGCGCTGCGCGGGACCATGCTTACTCCTGCGTTGACTGGCTCCGAGCCAATATACTCAGCGCGCGGTTCTACTGCTCTGGGTGACGCGGGGGATCACCCAGAGCAGAGCTCCGCACACGGCGGGTGCGCTCAGTCCTGCCCGCGGCCGGACAGCTCGAAGTAGGCGCCGGTGCCCGCACCGTCCACGTGGACGACGTGCCGGCCGACGCGGACGATCTGCGCTCCGCCGGCGCGCCATGAACCCTCGGGGCCCCGGTCGCCGCTCAGGGGCGTCCACACTTCCAGGAACGTGCTTCCGTCGGTGTTCGTGCCGGTTTCGACCAGGCCGCTGCCCTTTGGCCGCAATGTCCCGACGTCCTCGCCGGGGGAGCCGACCTCGTGGTG
This Streptomyces sp. NBC_00539 DNA region includes the following protein-coding sequences:
- a CDS encoding TetR/AcrR family transcriptional regulator, translated to MVPRSASVNEELRRRSRERLLQATVELVGERGYEATTLGDIADRAGAARGLISYYFPGKRQLLQSAVHRLMHLTLEAALERPPRTDDGRERLARAIDAILGLAVDRPRLMRTHMAGILQAEGFVRCAEQQRLAELLSDTVVRYGSTDVDTDYPLLRALLMGAVVAVLLPGAPMPASRLRAELFQRYGLEWELGTPPDGGPPGGSPALPGQ